The following are encoded together in the Daphnia magna isolate NIES linkage group LG8, ASM2063170v1.1, whole genome shotgun sequence genome:
- the LOC116929289 gene encoding calcium-independent phospholipase A2-gamma: MASSVLNDSFRTGGRDLSSVDSFWPIASQFICHCLPHLEMEIAKLCLFFAIWDSKQCLINSRWKGGEKRDVEFVGNHQFKSCRRGLVNLTNPSFCCENGVSLTSAAISSGGHGLYLNVLFVVQYIVTNLGSELGGANYRRISLENCVNLNKIQAIVVSLLLKIYFTYLLQVLCSRMKVGQSSEILGSIQKRVLLRKPMERCQPYSIHKPGSQRRWGSSTHTNGAGGIIATKNETIPLNKESSARVSSQIKTVISLFVELVKTNTPSFEYSLSNLTKRPPFPNLQTDKSKDNVTNSNKNMEQKDGSESKSGIPSYFDILGRKKEEKTVGAIPQWKIKRKAVSQESIDARTKHVVSAVAKAVTKSSLLVRLEDFCRHMFEYPQAKSLASREGAVSILLRLKHSIPRDELIHRQIREGLALVGYADPLPARGIRILSIDGGGTRGLLALRILRHLEKIGGRPIYESFDYICGVSTGAILALLIGAAKKSIGEVETMYREISTEVFKQDRSSGLGGLLWSHAYYDTNKWEKILKNKIGETVMIRTAREPNCLKVSAISSIVSQEMLRPFVFRNYTLPFRVQSLYSGTFRHKMWEAVRASSAAPGYFGEFKLEENIHQDGGLFVNNPCAVAIHEAKCIWPNAKLLSVVSIGTGRCQPLNMTALGTNVIDPSTTSLKQKLSKVIDSATDTERVHTILHDLLPPKVYYRFNPYLSEIHGLDETDPARWDRMLEDVDMYIRKNHSNMNEAASTLQVPRSAYQCAKDWVVEKRFLLQNMASF, from the exons ATGGCGTCGTCTGTTTTGAACGACTCGTTTCGCACAGGGGGCCGTGACCTGAGCTCTGTCGACTCTTTTTGGCCAATTGCGTCACAGTTTATTTGTCACTGTTTGCCTCATTTGGAAATGGAAATAGCAAAgctttgccttttttttgcaatttgggacagcaaacAATGTTTGATAAACAGTCGCTGGAAAGGGGGCGAGAAACGTGACGTAGAATTTGTTGGCAATCATCAATTCAAGTCCTGCAGGCGTGGCCTTGTGAATCTGACCAATCCCAGCTTTTGTTGTGAAAATGGCGTGAGTCTGACGTCTGCTGCGATTTCTTCTGGTGGGCATGGGTTGTATCTTAATGTTTTGTTCGTTGTTCAATACATAGTGACGAACTTGGGCAGCGAACTTGGTGGTGCGAATTATCGACGCATTTCGCTTGAAAATTGTGTCAATTTGAACAAGATACAAGCAATAGTGGTTTCTTTGCTTTTGAAAATCTATTTTACCTATTTGTTGCAAGTATTGTGTAGCAGGATGAAGGTTGGGCAATCGTCGGAAATTTTAGGATCCATACAGAAAAGGGTCTTGTTGCGGAAGCCAATGGAAAGATGTCAACCTTATTCAATTCATAA GCCAGGGTCGCAGAGAAGATGGGGATCATCTACCCATACTAACGGTGCTGGGGGCATTATTGCAACCAAGAATGAAACAATACCATTGAACAAGGAATCATCAGCTAGAGTTTCAAGTCAGATAAAAACAGTTATCTCCCTGTTTGTGGAACtagtcaaaacaaacacaccATCTTTTGAGTATTCCTTATCAAACTTGACTAAGAGGCCACCCTTTCCAAACCTGCAAACTGACAAATCCAAAGACAATGTTACAAATTCTAACAAAAACATGGAACAAAAAGATGGATCAGAATCTAAAAGTGGTATCCCGTCCTACTTTGATATccttggaagaaaaaaagaagaaaaaacagttgGTGCAATCCCTCAAtggaaaattaaaaggaaGGCAGTAAGCCAAGAGAGCATAGATGCCCGGACAAAGCATGTGGTTTCAGCAGTGGCAAAAGCAGTAACTAAATCTAGTTTGTTGGTACGGCTTGAAGATTTTTGCCGTCACATGTTTGAATACCCTCAAGCAAAGAGTTTGGCCTCTCGG GAGGGCGCGGTTTCAATTTTGTTACGCCTTAAGCATAGCATTCCTCGCGACGAACTTATCCACCGTCAAATCCGCGAAGGTTTGGCTCTAGTTGGTTACGCTGATCCTTTGCCAGCTAGAGGTATTCGCATTCTGTCGATTGATGGGGGAGGAACCAG AGGCCTGCTAGCCCTTCGAATCCTTCGTCACCTAGAGAAAATTGGAGGTCGGCCGATATATGAGAGCTTCGACTACATTTGCGGCGTTAGCACTGGTGCGATTCTTGCCTTATTGATTGGTGCAGCGAAAAAGAGCATTGGTGAGGTGGAAACCATGTATCGGGAAATTAGTACGGAAGTTTTCAAACAAGATCGTTCTTCAGGACTAGGCGGGCTTCTGTGGAGCCATGCCTACTATGATACCAACAAATGGgagaaaattttgaaaaataaaatag GGGAAACTGTAATGATACGAACTGCCCGTGAGCCCAACTGCCTTAAAGTTTCTGCTATTTCAAGCATTGTTAGTCAGGAAATGCTCCGGCCTTTCGTATTTCGCAACTATACCTTGCCTTTCCGCGTCCAGTCGCTCTACAGTGGAACTTTCCGACACAAAATGTGGGAAGCGGTGAGAGCTTCATCGGCTGCGCCGGGATACTTCGGAGAATTCAAACTTGAAGAAAATATTCACCAAGACGGAGGATTGTTCGTCAATAATCCATGCGCCGTGGCCATACACGAAGCCAAATGTATCTGGCCGAACGCCAAACTCTTAAGTGTAGTGTCAATTGGCACTGGACGATGTCAGCCCTTGAATATGACAGCGCTTGGTACGAATGTCATTGATCCAAGTACTACAAGTTTGAAACAGAAGCTGAGTAAGGTGATCGATTCGGCCACTGATACAGAG CGCGTACACACAATCCTTCACGACCTTTTGCCACCGAAAGTGTACTATCGTTTCAATCCATACTTAAGCGAAATCCATGGTCTGGATGAGACGGATCCAGCACGGTGGGACAGAATGTTAGAGGATGTTGACATGTACATCAGGAAGAATCATAGCAATATGAATGAAGCTGCCAG TACCCTACAAGTACCCCGAAGTGCTTACCAGTGTGCAAAAGACTGGGTTGTTGAAAAGCGGTTTTTGCTACAGAATATGGCGAGTTTCTAG